In Thermus aquaticus, the sequence AGATCAGGAGGGGTGAGTTTTTCAGCCTCCTCGGGCCCTCGGGGTGCGGCAAGACCACGCTTTTAAGGCTCCTCGCCGGCTTTGAGACCCCGGACGCTGGCCGGGTTCTGATCGGGGGGAAGGACATGGCGGGGGTTCCCCCCTATGAGCGGCCCGTGAACACTGTCTTTCAGAACTACGCCCTCTTCCCCCACATGACCGTGGCGGGGAATATCGCCTTCGGCCTCAGGATGAAGGGGCTTCCCCAAGGTGAGATCCGCAAAAAGGTAGCCTGGGCCCTAGAGCTGGTGGACCTTCTGGGCCTCGAGGGCCGCTACCCCAGGGAGCTTTCCGGCGGGCAAAAGCAGCGGGTGGCCCTGGCAAGAGCCCTGGTCCTGGAGCCCCAGGTCCTCCTTTTGGACGAGCCCCTTTCCGCTTTGGACCTGAAGCTCCGCCAAGAGCTCAGGGTGGAGCTCATGCAGCTCCAGAGGCGCCTTGGCACCACCTTCGTCTTCGTCACCCACGACCAGGAGGAGGCCTTGGTCATGTCGGACCGCATCGCCGTCATGCGCGCGGGGCGCGTGGAGCAGGTGGGCCTCCCCGACGAGGTCTACGAAAGGCCAA encodes:
- a CDS encoding ABC transporter ATP-binding protein, with the translated sequence MAGDALVRLEGVRKRYGEVVALDGVDLEIRRGEFFSLLGPSGCGKTTLLRLLAGFETPDAGRVLIGGKDMAGVPPYERPVNTVFQNYALFPHMTVAGNIAFGLRMKGLPQGEIRKKVAWALELVDLLGLEGRYPRELSGGQKQRVALARALVLEPQVLLLDEPLSALDLKLRQELRVELMQLQRRLGTTFVFVTHDQEEALVMSDRIAVMRAGRVEQVGLPDEVYERPKNRFVADFLGRSNLLPARPHPLGAETPLGPLRLKSPLEREALLVIRPEKIRLYPKGATPPRENLVVAQVEEIVYTGAENQYYLRAGEVRLLAYTLNQDLQEPGSEEFAYGEEVICYLPPENLVVIHE